The following coding sequences lie in one Stenotrophomonas rhizophila genomic window:
- a CDS encoding ABC transporter permease produces MNRSRRAGFGAAFQRELQHLRSDRADLLLVTLLPLLMLAVMAWLFAASVMRDIPIAIVDLDHSAESRLLARMLDASPGIAVASQPASLADAQAELRRLEVFAVVLVPRDATRQALRGSQGTVFAYYNATYLTTGQSAVRDIVEAVGAWNARLLTGGIGKQVGPAKLRAPPIAVQSDILHNPARSYELFLLPLLFPAVLSLGLALAVAASLGREVRDGQLRAWLGSTPWAAIAGKICPYVALFSVYGALGVLYLALLRGDGIAGSLLLLMLGQPLFYLACAAVALLFVGLTRDMGTALSAIGLSIGTALAFSGATFPVVDAPLFTRIWNLLLPLTAYVKLQTQQQFVGAPWTVSLWPLATLLLMVLVAGGIGGWRLIVAARALPTPVASNGAAA; encoded by the coding sequence ATGAACCGGTCGCGGCGGGCGGGCTTCGGCGCCGCCTTCCAACGCGAGCTGCAGCACCTGCGCAGCGACCGCGCCGACCTGCTGCTGGTGACACTGTTACCGCTGCTGATGCTGGCGGTGATGGCCTGGTTGTTTGCCGCGTCGGTGATGCGCGACATTCCCATTGCCATTGTCGACCTCGACCACAGTGCCGAGAGCCGTCTGCTGGCGCGCATGCTGGATGCCAGCCCGGGCATCGCCGTGGCCAGCCAACCGGCCAGCCTGGCCGATGCACAGGCCGAGCTGCGGCGGCTGGAGGTCTTTGCCGTGGTGCTGGTCCCCCGCGACGCCACCCGCCAGGCGCTGCGTGGCAGCCAGGGCACCGTGTTCGCCTACTACAACGCGACCTACCTCACCACCGGGCAGTCGGCGGTGCGCGATATCGTGGAAGCGGTCGGTGCCTGGAACGCACGCCTGCTGACCGGCGGCATCGGCAAACAGGTCGGCCCGGCCAAACTGCGCGCGCCGCCCATCGCGGTGCAGTCGGACATCCTGCACAACCCGGCGCGCAGTTACGAACTGTTCCTGCTGCCGCTGCTGTTTCCGGCAGTGTTGTCGCTGGGCCTGGCGCTGGCGGTGGCCGCCAGCCTGGGCCGCGAGGTGCGCGACGGCCAGCTGCGTGCGTGGCTGGGCAGCACCCCCTGGGCGGCCATCGCCGGCAAGATCTGCCCCTATGTCGCGCTGTTCTCGGTGTATGGCGCACTCGGCGTGCTGTACCTGGCGCTGCTGCGCGGCGACGGCATCGCCGGCAGCCTGCTGTTGCTGATGCTGGGCCAGCCGCTGTTCTACCTGGCATGCGCGGCGGTGGCGCTGCTGTTTGTGGGGCTCACCCGTGACATGGGCACCGCGCTGTCGGCCATCGGCTTGAGCATCGGCACCGCGCTGGCATTCTCCGGGGCCACCTTCCCGGTGGTGGATGCGCCGCTGTTCACCCGCATCTGGAACCTGCTGCTGCCGCTCACCGCCTACGTCAAGCTGCAGACCCAGCAGCAGTTTGTGGGCGCACCGTGGACGGTATCGCTGTGGCCGTTGGCCACGCTGCTGCTGATGGTGCTGGTGGCCGGCGGCATCGGCGGCTGGCGCCTGATCGTCGCAGCGCGCGCCCTGCCCACGCCGGTGGCCTCCAACGGGGCGGCCGCATGA
- a CDS encoding glycine zipper 2TM domain-containing protein: MKTIQRVMCMGALVAASFGAAAQTYGPKDEGRRFNDGSKVVCKNVEVQRNAKDPNRIAGTATGAVVGGLLGNQVGGGNGKKLATVAGAVAGGAAGRNIQGRSQQKNGDRVVERRCERQYR, encoded by the coding sequence ATGAAGACGATTCAACGTGTGATGTGCATGGGCGCGCTGGTGGCCGCTTCGTTCGGCGCCGCTGCGCAGACCTATGGTCCGAAGGACGAAGGCCGCCGCTTCAACGACGGCAGCAAGGTGGTCTGCAAGAACGTGGAAGTGCAGCGCAACGCCAAGGACCCCAATCGTATCGCCGGTACCGCCACCGGTGCGGTGGTGGGTGGCCTGCTGGGCAACCAAGTGGGCGGTGGAAACGGCAAGAAGCTGGCGACGGTGGCCGGTGCCGTTGCCGGTGGCGCTGCAGGCCGCAACATCCAGGGACGCAGCCAGCAGAAGAACGGCGACCGCGTGGTCGAGCGCCGCTGCGAGCGTCAGTACCGCTGA
- a CDS encoding ABC transporter permease, which yields MSRFTTSLRQTLRAVLTDRYAVVLMIGAVVLYSFFYPAAYRHQVASNLPIVMVDHDQSATSRELLRRVDALRTVRIVAQPATLDQARHALERGEAEGILLIPAQLERDILRGGAGHLVLMGNGAYLGRASWVLGGVADALTAFARETAVSQAAFMGAPQPPPITLVQRPLFNTLEGYGSAIVPGVAELIVHQTLLMGIGVLLGTRRRALGRRLRFDLPTLAGMALGFGIIGLLGLLYYAGFTAWVQDYPRGGNPLGQLLGGTLFIAATVAFGLFVGSFFATRERAFQVVIACSIPLFFLANLSWPAVTSPPALVALAHLLPTTTGINLMVRLNQMDARLGEVSHELWTLAALLVLYGALAVWRLGARRRTP from the coding sequence ATGAGCCGCTTCACCACCAGCCTGCGCCAGACCCTGCGTGCGGTGCTGACCGACCGCTATGCGGTGGTGTTGATGATTGGTGCGGTGGTGCTGTACTCGTTCTTCTACCCGGCCGCGTACCGCCACCAGGTGGCCAGCAACCTGCCCATCGTGATGGTCGACCACGACCAGAGCGCCACCAGCCGCGAACTGCTGCGGCGCGTGGACGCGTTGCGTACCGTTCGCATCGTTGCCCAGCCCGCCACCCTCGACCAGGCCCGCCACGCGCTCGAGCGTGGCGAGGCCGAAGGCATCCTGCTGATTCCTGCCCAGCTGGAGCGCGACATCCTGCGCGGCGGTGCCGGTCACCTGGTGTTGATGGGTAACGGTGCCTACCTCGGCCGGGCGAGCTGGGTACTCGGTGGCGTGGCCGATGCACTGACCGCGTTCGCGCGCGAAACAGCGGTTTCGCAGGCCGCCTTCATGGGCGCCCCGCAGCCACCGCCGATCACCCTGGTGCAGCGGCCGCTGTTCAACACGCTGGAAGGCTACGGCAGCGCCATCGTGCCCGGTGTGGCCGAATTGATCGTGCACCAGACGCTGTTGATGGGCATTGGCGTGCTGCTGGGTACGCGGCGTCGGGCACTCGGCCGGCGCCTGCGCTTCGACCTGCCCACCCTGGCCGGCATGGCGCTTGGCTTCGGCATCATCGGCCTGCTGGGCCTGCTCTACTACGCTGGCTTCACCGCGTGGGTGCAGGACTATCCGCGCGGCGGAAATCCGCTCGGGCAATTGCTGGGCGGGACGTTGTTCATTGCCGCCACGGTGGCGTTCGGCCTGTTCGTCGGCAGCTTCTTCGCCACCCGCGAACGCGCCTTCCAGGTGGTGATCGCCTGCTCGATCCCGCTGTTCTTCCTGGCCAATCTGTCCTGGCCGGCGGTCACATCGCCGCCAGCGCTGGTCGCCTTGGCACACCTGCTGCCCACCACCACCGGCATCAACCTGATGGTGCGCCTGAACCAGATGGATGCCCGCTTGGGCGAAGTCAGCCACGAGTTGTGGACGCTGGCCGCGTTGCTGGTGCTCTACGGTGCGCTTGCCGTGTGGCGGCTGGGCGCGCGCCGGCGCACGCCATGA